From a region of the Bradyrhizobium sp. KBS0727 genome:
- a CDS encoding Ig-like domain-containing protein, whose product MPPSKREIAFIDRNVDDLTTLLAGLRPQLEPVLLSGDEPAVREMAAAVQYRTDLTAIHVIAHGRPGEVSFGSRALALETLGKDWKDLAAIGKALSSDGELLLWSCRTGEGERGAAFIERVARATAARVMAATKLVGAAGVGGSWTLDSARDVRPPLTVEGMATYPAVLSVKKASLTGITTDTGSVGDFITDDNSLVFSGSTRDSGSSTLGIWISGGVYGSLNGGKGTLIGTLALSPGQTGWSFDFTGTKLADGTYAISLTDGTTSGASLLSSQVITIDTVAPTVSSIATSGPGITNGSGDLNASRVVTLTVNFSEKVTVNTAGGILTLVLNDGGIATYAGGSGTSVLTFSYTVAAGQNTSDLTVASFSLNGAMVQDIAGNTANLTGANNFNPAGTLIIDTAAPVVPTGVTLDTTTDSGTVGDGITNFSQVKIDGTAGPGSTVTLYDTNGSTVLGTGVAGATTGAFSISTLALSNGTHNITATATDAAGNVSAASAGYAVTIDTAAPGAPTGLGLDPTTDSGTLGDGSTSFVQVKIDGTAEPGSTVTLYDTNGTTVIGTGTADATAGAFSITTSGLSSGAHGITAKAMDAAGNTGAASAAYAVTVDTTAPAAPTGLALDPTTDSGTLGDGSTSFVQVKIDGTAEPGSMVTLYDSNGTTIIGTGASDVTTGAFGITTSTLSNGTHDITAKATDAAGNTGAASTAYSVTVTSTAPPAPTGLSLDITTDSGATGDGITNFGQVKIDGAAAAGSRVTLYDTDGITVLGTGTADATTGAFSITTSTLSNGTHNITAKATDGTGNTSAASAAYAVTVDTIAPAAPAGLSLDSTTDSATPGDGITNFTQVKIDGTAEVGSSVTLYDSNGTTVLGSGIANATAGAFGIATSALVNGTHSITAKATDAAGNTGAASAAYAVAVDTIAPAAPTGLSLDSTTDSGTLGDGITNFTQVKIDGTAEAGSSVTLYDSNGTTVLGSGIANATTGAFSITTSVLSSGTHSITARATDAAGNTGPASIAYAVTETSAASSSEIGTQFSGPSVTSTYPPHNGLAVGPSNIVMVEGSRIEWTNLAGGSPVLQSTYNFFSSLSPTGGLYDQRCAYDPINQRYIVIMEYGASGGVSAIDMAISKDSNPNDGWYFASLNTALTINNQLTASDRPMLSVDGTNIYITATQGSAGTECWVIGDTAGPGGGIYNGGTLTVTANQLIPSSQGVFSVVAGNNGKTYYASSYSNGSQIVVALQTYDVATSTFGPISTIGLGNIDQGGSYTAQQLGTSLLLDAGDKRIQNLVYANGFLYGLTEEKPIGSSVPLVHWFKIDISNPSSPTLVAQGDISGTSLGSNVATFNGSIAVDGAGDVIINFTASGPNMYPSDYYVFQGATDPVGSFSAPIQYQASSGFFNSGNGSSVQRWGIYSTAIADPNNPNTFWISNEYVANGWWQTSVAQVGVDVAEAPTLTISNAALTVSAGGSVPLGVQVTPIDADDVVSVTISGLTSYETITDNLDQSIFSGSSVTLSAAEVNSGLTLHSSYTGSDHPVNNLNLAASNTTSGEAATSAAQTIVVTDPPGTSSSQIDTEFSGPSVTSTYPPHNGLAVGPSNVVMVEGSRIEWTNLAGGSPVLQSTYNFFSSLSPTGGLYDQRCAYDPINQRYIVIMEYGASGGVSAIDMAISKDSNPNDGWYFASLNTALTINNQLTASDRPMLSVDGTNIYITATQGSAGTECWVIGDTAGPGGGIYNGGTLTVTANQLIPSSQGVFSVVAGNNGKTYYASSYSNGSQIVVALQTYDVATSTFGPISTIGLGNIDQGGSYTAQQLGTSLLLDAGDKRIQNLVYANGFLYGLTEEKPIGSSVPLVHWFKIDISNPSSPTLVAQGDISGTSLGSNVATFNGSIAVDGAGDVIINFTASGPNMYPSDYYVFQGATDPVGSFSAPIQYQASSGFFNSGNGSSVQRWGIYSTAIADPNNPNTFWISNEYVANGWWQTSVAQIGVKSSGSTTVASIVTSGPGIIGGSGDLNAGKVVTLTVNFSSAVTVDTTAGLPTLALNDGGSATYSGGSGTSALTFNYTVASGQNTSDLIVSALNLNGATIRGGVGNAADLSGATNYNPAGILQIDTTAPPVPTGLALDATTDSGAVGDGITNFSQAKIDGTAEPGNTVTLYDTDGITVLGTGTANATTGAFSITTSALADGTHSISAKASDPAGNTSVASAADQLTIDTDPPPAPTGLSLDPSTDSGTQGDGITNFTQVKIDGNAEPGNTVTLYDTDGTTVLGTGLANATTGAFSITTSMLASGTHNVTAKAVDAAGDASALSAAYALTITTNAPPAPTGLSLDATTDSGVVGDGITSFAQVKIDGTAQAGSSVTLYDTNGTTVLGTGTANATTGAFSITTSVLADGAHSISARATDGIGNTSVASTAYQVTIDTDAPPVPTGLALDATTDSGAVGDGITNFSQAKIDGTAEPGNTVTLYDTDGITVLGTGTANATTGAFSITTSALADGTHSISAKASDPAGNTSVASAADQLTIDTDPPPAPTGLSLDPSTDSGTQGDGITNFTQVKIDGNAEPGNTVTLYDTNGTTVLGTGLANATTGAFSITTSTLASGTHNVTAKAVDAAGDASALSAAYALTITTTPSSSEIDTLFSGPSSSTYPPNNGLAVGSNYVVMMEASRIEWTNLAGASPTLQSVYNFYAPLGAAADTSLHHPRCVYDSVNQRYIAIMDNSASGRTISTIDIAVSKDSNPNDGWYFAALNTSLTINGQLTSADSPTLSVDGTNIYITATQYNVNVSGSPGTECWVIGDTAGAGGGIYNGGTPTVTASELLPSSQGTFAVVAGSNGKAYYASDYRSGSQIVLTLQTYDAATNTFGPISTIGLGNIDQGGSYTAQQLGTSLLLDAGDRRARSLVYANGFLYGVAEEKPIGSSVPLVHWFKIDVSNPNSPTLVAQGDISGTSLGSNVATFNGSIAVDGAGDVIINFTASGPNMYPGDYYAYQKSGDPPGSFSAPILYQASTGFFNSGDGASVQPWGNYSTAIADPANSHSFWVSNEYVANSWWQTSVAQIEVKPLAEAPTLTISNTALTVAAGGSVPLGVQVTPVDADDAVSVTIGGLTSYETITDNLDQSIFSGSSVTLSAAEVNSGLTLHSSYTGSDHPVNNLTLAASNTTSGEAATSAVQTIVVTDPPVITSSPQQSILSNNPALAVPDFRSLDHAPAGGPAPSPYATLAGLLDQYMAARSCGGAAGVCQTSWPAPQQAWPGDQEFLTRPQC is encoded by the coding sequence ATGCCCCCTAGCAAACGCGAGATCGCTTTCATCGACCGTAACGTGGACGACCTCACCACATTGCTTGCAGGGCTTCGACCGCAGCTCGAACCAGTCTTGCTTTCGGGCGACGAGCCGGCAGTGCGGGAGATGGCGGCGGCGGTTCAGTACCGAACAGATCTCACAGCCATCCACGTCATCGCGCACGGAAGACCGGGCGAGGTGAGCTTTGGATCCCGTGCACTCGCGTTGGAGACGCTTGGGAAGGATTGGAAAGATCTTGCCGCGATCGGAAAGGCACTCAGCAGCGATGGCGAGCTATTGCTGTGGAGCTGCCGTACGGGTGAGGGAGAGCGTGGGGCGGCGTTCATCGAGAGGGTAGCGCGCGCGACCGCAGCGCGGGTCATGGCCGCGACGAAGCTTGTAGGCGCGGCCGGCGTGGGCGGCAGCTGGACCCTTGACAGTGCACGGGACGTGCGACCACCCCTGACGGTCGAGGGCATGGCGACGTATCCCGCCGTGCTGTCGGTCAAGAAGGCTTCTCTGACCGGGATCACAACAGACACCGGTAGCGTTGGCGATTTCATCACTGATGACAATAGTTTGGTGTTCAGTGGCTCAACTAGGGATAGCGGAAGCAGTACGCTTGGGATCTGGATATCCGGCGGCGTCTACGGCTCGCTCAATGGTGGCAAAGGGACGCTCATCGGAACGCTGGCGTTGTCTCCGGGGCAAACAGGGTGGAGCTTTGATTTCACCGGTACAAAGCTTGCCGATGGAACATATGCGATCAGTCTGACCGACGGAACGACCAGCGGCGCTTCACTGCTGAGCAGCCAAGTGATTACGATTGATACCGTTGCGCCAACGGTTTCCTCCATTGCGACCTCGGGCCCCGGCATCACAAACGGCAGCGGCGATCTCAATGCAAGCCGCGTTGTCACATTGACGGTCAATTTCAGCGAGAAGGTAACCGTCAATACGGCGGGCGGCATTCTGACGCTGGTGCTGAACGATGGTGGGATTGCGACCTACGCCGGTGGTTCCGGCACCAGCGTATTGACCTTCAGCTATACTGTTGCGGCCGGGCAGAACACGTCCGACCTAACGGTAGCATCTTTTAGCCTAAATGGCGCGATGGTGCAGGATATTGCGGGAAACACCGCCAATCTCACAGGAGCAAACAATTTCAATCCTGCCGGCACGCTGATCATTGATACCGCCGCGCCGGTGGTTCCGACGGGCGTAACGCTCGACACTACGACGGACAGCGGCACGGTTGGTGACGGAATCACCAATTTCTCGCAAGTGAAGATCGACGGCACGGCTGGACCCGGGAGCACGGTGACGTTGTACGACACGAATGGCAGCACGGTACTTGGTACGGGAGTCGCCGGCGCCACGACGGGCGCATTCAGCATCTCGACGCTGGCCCTGTCGAACGGAACCCACAACATCACGGCGACAGCGACGGATGCCGCTGGCAACGTTAGCGCCGCGTCGGCGGGCTATGCGGTGACGATCGACACCGCGGCGCCGGGAGCGCCGACCGGTCTCGGACTGGACCCGACGACGGACAGCGGCACGCTGGGTGACGGAAGCACCAGCTTCGTACAGGTGAAGATCGACGGTACGGCTGAGCCCGGCAGCACGGTGACATTGTACGATACGAATGGCACCACCGTCATCGGTACCGGCACTGCGGATGCCACGGCCGGGGCGTTCAGCATCACGACCTCGGGGCTGTCGAGCGGAGCGCACGGCATCACCGCCAAGGCAATGGATGCGGCCGGCAACACCGGCGCGGCGTCGGCTGCCTATGCGGTGACGGTGGACACCACCGCGCCGGCAGCCCCGACCGGCCTCGCGCTCGACCCGACGACGGACAGCGGCACGCTGGGTGACGGAAGCACCAGCTTCGTACAGGTGAAGATCGACGGTACGGCGGAACCTGGCAGCATGGTGACGCTCTACGATTCGAACGGGACCACCATCATCGGCACCGGGGCGTCAGACGTTACGACCGGCGCGTTCGGCATCACGACCTCGACGTTGTCGAACGGCACTCACGACATCACTGCGAAGGCAACGGATGCAGCCGGCAACACCGGCGCGGCGTCGACTGCATATTCTGTGACAGTGACGTCGACAGCGCCGCCGGCGCCGACCGGGCTGTCGCTCGATATAACGACCGACAGCGGTGCCACGGGCGACGGCATCACCAATTTTGGTCAGGTCAAGATTGACGGCGCGGCGGCCGCTGGCAGCAGGGTGACGCTGTACGATACGGATGGGATCACCGTACTCGGAACGGGAACTGCCGATGCCACAACGGGTGCGTTCAGTATCACCACGTCGACACTGTCGAACGGAACGCATAATATCACCGCCAAGGCGACAGATGGAACCGGGAATACCAGCGCGGCGTCTGCCGCGTACGCGGTGACGGTGGACACGATCGCGCCCGCTGCGCCGGCGGGACTGTCACTGGATAGCACGACGGATAGCGCTACGCCGGGCGACGGGATCACCAACTTTACACAAGTCAAAATTGACGGCACGGCCGAGGTCGGCAGTTCGGTGACCTTGTACGACAGTAATGGCACGACGGTGCTCGGCTCGGGCATTGCCAACGCCACAGCCGGCGCATTCGGCATCGCGACATCGGCGCTGGTGAACGGAACCCACAGCATCACTGCCAAGGCAACGGACGCGGCCGGCAACACCGGCGCGGCGTCGGCCGCGTATGCGGTGGCGGTGGATACGATTGCGCCAGCCGCGCCGACGGGACTGTCACTGGATAGCACAACGGACAGCGGCACGCTGGGTGACGGGATCACCAACTTTACACAAGTCAAAATTGACGGCACGGCCGAGGCCGGTAGCTCGGTGACCTTGTACGACAGTAATGGCACGACGGTGCTCGGCTCGGGCATTGCCAACGCCACAACCGGCGCATTCAGCATCACGACATCGGTCCTGTCGAGCGGAACTCACAGCATCACCGCGAGGGCAACGGACGCAGCCGGCAATACCGGTCCGGCGTCCATCGCCTATGCAGTGACGGAGACAAGTGCAGCGAGCAGCTCGGAGATCGGCACGCAATTCTCCGGCCCTTCCGTTACGTCGACCTATCCGCCGCATAATGGTCTTGCCGTGGGGCCAAGCAACATCGTCATGGTGGAGGGGTCGCGGATCGAATGGACGAATCTTGCCGGCGGATCGCCAGTGCTGCAGTCGACCTACAATTTCTTCTCGTCGCTCTCGCCGACGGGCGGCTTGTATGATCAGCGCTGTGCGTACGACCCCATCAATCAGCGCTACATCGTGATCATGGAATATGGCGCGTCCGGCGGCGTCAGCGCCATCGACATGGCGATTTCCAAGGACTCCAATCCGAACGACGGCTGGTATTTTGCATCGTTGAACACGGCACTGACGATCAATAACCAGTTGACCGCTTCGGACCGCCCGATGCTGTCGGTCGACGGCACTAATATCTACATCACGGCGACGCAGGGTTCCGCCGGAACGGAATGCTGGGTCATCGGTGATACCGCGGGCCCTGGTGGCGGCATCTACAATGGCGGTACGCTGACCGTCACCGCGAACCAGCTCATCCCGTCCAGCCAGGGCGTTTTCTCGGTCGTGGCCGGTAACAACGGCAAGACCTACTATGCCTCGAGCTATTCCAACGGCAGCCAGATCGTCGTTGCGCTGCAGACCTATGACGTCGCCACCAGTACGTTCGGGCCCATCAGCACCATCGGGCTCGGCAATATCGATCAGGGCGGCTCCTATACGGCCCAGCAACTGGGAACGAGCCTTCTGCTGGATGCCGGCGACAAGCGGATCCAGAACCTCGTCTACGCCAACGGCTTTCTCTATGGCCTCACCGAGGAGAAGCCGATCGGATCCAGCGTGCCGCTGGTGCACTGGTTCAAGATCGACATCAGCAATCCCAGCAGCCCCACCCTGGTGGCGCAGGGCGACATTTCCGGCACCTCGCTCGGCAGCAATGTCGCGACCTTCAACGGCTCGATCGCCGTCGACGGGGCAGGGGACGTCATCATCAATTTCACCGCCAGTGGTCCGAACATGTATCCATCGGACTACTACGTCTTCCAGGGCGCCACCGATCCAGTCGGTTCGTTCAGTGCACCGATCCAGTATCAGGCGAGCAGCGGCTTCTTCAACTCCGGCAACGGATCCAGCGTCCAGCGCTGGGGCATCTATTCTACGGCGATCGCCGATCCCAACAATCCGAATACATTCTGGATTTCCAACGAATATGTCGCCAATGGCTGGTGGCAAACGTCGGTTGCCCAGGTCGGGGTCGACGTGGCGGAGGCGCCGACGCTTACGATCAGCAATGCGGCGCTGACCGTTTCCGCGGGAGGCTCCGTCCCGCTAGGCGTCCAGGTCACGCCCATCGACGCGGATGACGTGGTGTCTGTCACGATCAGCGGGTTGACCAGTTACGAGACGATCACCGATAATCTTGATCAGTCCATCTTCAGCGGCAGTTCGGTCACCTTGAGCGCTGCCGAGGTCAACAGCGGCCTGACATTACATTCATCGTATACTGGTTCGGACCACCCGGTAAACAATCTCAATCTCGCGGCGAGCAATACGACGTCGGGTGAAGCGGCAACGTCGGCAGCGCAAACGATCGTCGTTACAGATCCTCCAGGGACCTCATCCTCACAAATCGACACTGAATTCTCCGGCCCTTCCGTCACGAGCACCTATCCACCGCATAATGGCCTTGCCGTGGGGCCAAGCAATGTCGTCATGGTGGAGGGGTCGCGGATCGAATGGACGAATCTTGCCGGCGGATCGCCAGTGCTGCAGTCGACCTACAATTTCTTCTCGTCGCTCTCGCCGACGGGTGGCTTGTACGATCAGCGCTGCGCGTACGACCCCATCAATCAGCGCTACATCGTGATCATGGAATATGGCGCGTCCGGCGGCGTCAGCGCCATCGACATGGCGATTTCCAAGGACTCCAATCCGAACGACGGCTGGTATTTTGCATCGTTGAACACGGCACTGACGATCAATAACCAGTTGACCGCTTCGGACCGCCCGATGCTGTCGGTCGACGGCACTAATATCTACATCACGGCGACGCAGGGTTCCGCCGGAACGGAATGCTGGGTCATCGGTGATACCGCGGGCCCTGGTGGCGGCATCTACAATGGCGGTACGCTGACCGTCACCGCGAACCAGCTCATCCCGTCCAGCCAGGGCGTTTTCTCGGTCGTGGCCGGTAACAACGGCAAGACCTACTATGCCTCGAGCTATTCCAACGGCAGCCAGATCGTCGTTGCGCTGCAGACCTATGACGTCGCCACCAGTACGTTCGGGCCCATCAGCACCATCGGGCTCGGCAATATCGATCAGGGCGGCTCCTATACGGCCCAGCAACTGGGAACGAGCCTTCTGCTGGATGCCGGCGACAAGCGGATCCAGAACCTCGTCTACGCCAACGGCTTTCTCTATGGCCTCACCGAGGAGAAGCCGATCGGATCCAGCGTGCCGCTGGTGCACTGGTTCAAGATCGACATCAGCAATCCCAGCAGCCCCACCCTGGTGGCGCAGGGCGACATTTCCGGCACCTCGCTCGGCAGCAATGTCGCGACCTTCAACGGCTCGATCGCCGTCGACGGGGCAGGGGACGTCATCATCAATTTCACCGCCAGTGGTCCGAACATGTATCCATCGGACTACTACGTCTTCCAGGGCGCCACCGATCCAGTCGGTTCGTTCAGTGCACCGATCCAGTATCAGGCGAGCAGCGGCTTCTTCAACTCCGGCAACGGATCCAGCGTCCAGCGCTGGGGCATCTATTCTACGGCGATCGCCGATCCCAACAATCCGAATACATTCTGGATTTCCAACGAATATGTCGCCAATGGCTGGTGGCAGACCTCGGTCGCCCAGATCGGGGTTAAGTCCTCCGGCTCAACCACGGTAGCGTCGATCGTGACCTCCGGCCCCGGCATCATTGGTGGCAGCGGCGATTTGAACGCGGGCAAGGTGGTCACGCTGACTGTCAATTTCAGCTCAGCTGTCACGGTCGACACCACGGCGGGCTTACCGACGCTCGCGCTCAACGATGGCGGCAGCGCCACGTATTCCGGGGGGTCTGGCACCAGCGCGCTAACCTTCAATTATACCGTCGCTTCCGGTCAGAATACATCGGACCTGATTGTGTCGGCCCTGAACCTGAACGGCGCGACCATCCGGGGCGGAGTTGGCAACGCCGCCGACCTGTCGGGCGCCACCAACTACAATCCGGCCGGTATTCTGCAAATCGATACAACAGCGCCGCCGGTGCCGACCGGGCTCGCGCTCGATGCCACGACCGACAGCGGCGCGGTGGGCGACGGGATCACCAACTTCTCGCAAGCGAAGATCGACGGCACCGCGGAGCCCGGTAATACGGTGACGCTGTACGACACCGACGGGATCACCGTGCTCGGCACCGGAACGGCCAATGCCACGACCGGTGCATTCAGCATCACGACTTCGGCGCTTGCGGACGGCACGCACAGCATCAGCGCGAAGGCGAGCGACCCCGCCGGAAATACCAGCGTGGCGTCGGCCGCCGATCAGCTCACTATCGATACGGACCCGCCGCCGGCGCCGACCGGCCTCTCGCTCGATCCGTCCACCGACAGCGGCACGCAGGGCGACGGCATCACCAACTTCACGCAAGTCAAAATCGACGGTAATGCCGAACCTGGCAATACGGTGACGCTGTACGACACCGATGGCACCACCGTGCTGGGCACGGGCCTCGCGAATGCCACAACCGGCGCGTTCAGCATCACGACCTCAATGCTTGCGAGCGGAACGCATAACGTTACGGCGAAGGCTGTCGATGCTGCGGGAGACGCCAGCGCTTTGTCGGCTGCCTATGCCTTAACCATTACTACCAACGCGCCACCAGCCCCTACCGGCCTGTCGCTTGACGCGACGACGGACAGCGGCGTGGTAGGCGACGGGATCACCAGCTTTGCGCAGGTCAAGATTGACGGCACCGCCCAAGCTGGCAGCAGCGTTACCTTGTACGATACCAACGGCACCACCGTGCTTGGGACCGGAACGGCCAATGCCACGACCGGAGCATTCAGCATCACAACCTCGGTGCTTGCGGACGGCGCGCACAGCATCAGTGCGAGGGCGACAGACGGAATCGGAAATACCAGCGTGGCGTCAACCGCCTATCAGGTCACCATCGATACGGACGCGCCGCCGGTGCCGACCGGGCTCGCGCTCGATGCCACGACCGACAGCGGCGCGGTGGGCGACGGGATCACCAACTTCTCGCAAGCGAAGATCGACGGCACCGCGGAGCCCGGTAATACGGTGACGCTGTACGACACCGACGGGATCACCGTGCTCGGCACCGGAACGGCCAATGCCACGACCGGTGCATTCAGCATCACGACTTCGGCGCTTGCGGACGGCACGCACAGCATCAGCGCGAAGGCGAGCGACCCCGCCGGAAATACCAGCGTGGCGTCGGCCGCCGATCAGCTCACTATCGATACGGACCCGCCGCCGGCGCCGACCGGCCTCTCGCTCGATCCGTCCACCGACAGCGGCACGCAGGGCGACGGCATCACCAACTTCACGCAAGTCAAAATCGACGGTAATGCCGAACCTGGCAATACGGTGACGCTGTACGACACCAATGGCACCACCGTGCTGGGCACGGGCCTCGCGAATGCCACAACCGGCGCGTTCAGCATCACGACCTCAACGCTTGCGAGCGGAACGCATAACGTTACGGCGAAGGCTGTCGATGCTGCGGGAGACGCCAGCGCTTTGTCGGCTGCCTATGCCTTAACAATAACGACCACGCCGAGTTCATCGGAGATTGACACACTGTTCTCTGGCCCTTCCTCAAGCACCTATCCACCGAACAACGGTCTCGCGGTGGGATCGAACTACGTCGTCATGATGGAAGCGTCGCGGATCGAATGGACGAACCTCGCCGGCGCATCGCCAACCCTGCAATCGGTATACAACTTCTACGCCCCGCTCGGGGCAGCGGCGGACACCTCGCTGCACCATCCGCGCTGTGTGTATGACAGCGTCAATCAGCGCTACATCGCGATCATGGACAACAGTGCGTCGGGCCGCACTATCAGCACTATCGACATTGCTGTGTCCAAGGACTCCAATCCCAATGATGGCTGGTATTTCGCTGCGCTGAACACGTCGCTCACAATCAACGGTCAGTTGACCTCGGCCGACAGCCCGACGCTGTCGGTCGATGGCACGAACATCTACATCACTGCGACCCAGTACAACGTCAACGTCTCCGGCTCCCCCGGAACGGAATGCTGGGTCATCGGCGATACGGCCGGCGCGGGCGGCGGCATCTATAACGGCGGTACGCCGACCGTCACCGCGAGCGAACTCCTTCCGTCAAGCCAGGGCACCTTCGCCGTCGTGGCCGGCAGCAATGGAAAAGCCTATTACGCAAGCGACTACCGCAGCGGCAGCCAGATCGTCCTCACGCTGCAGACCTACGACGCGGCCACCAACACGTTCGGGCCCATCAGCACCATTGGGCTCGGCAATATCGATCAGGGCGGCTCCTATACGGCCCAGCAACTGGGAACGAGCCTCCTGCTCGACGCCGGCGATAGGCGAGCCCGTAGCCTAGTTTACGCGAATGGCTTCCTCTACGGCGTCGCCGAGGAGAAGCCGATCGGATCCAGCGTGCCGCTGGTGCACTGGTTCAAGATCGATGTCAGCAATCCGAACAGCCCAACCCTGGTGGCGCAGGGCGACATTTCCGGCACCTCGCTCGGCAGCAATGTCGCGACCTTCAACGGCTCGATCGCCGTCGACGGGGCAGGGGACGTCATCATCAATTTCACCGCCAGCGGCCCGAACATGTATCCGGGCGACTATTATGCCTATCAGAAGAGCGGCGATCCGCCCGGTTCGTTCAGCGCCCCCATCCTGTATCAGGCGAGCACCGGCTTCTTCAACTCGGGCGACGGCGCTAGTGTGCAACCGTGGGGCAATTATTCCACGGCGATCGCCGATCCCGCGAATTCGCATTCGTTCTGGGTGTCGAATGAGTATGTCGCCAATAGCTGGTGGCAGACATCCGTCGCCCAGATCGAGGTCAAACCCCTGGCGGAGGCGCCGACGCTTACGATCAGCAATACGGCGCTGACTGTTGCCGCGGGAGGCTCCGTTCCGTTGGGCGTCCAGGTCACACCGGTCGATGCGGATGACGCAGTGTCTGTGACGATCGGCGGGCTGACCAGCTACGAGACGATCACCGACAATCTTGATCAGTCAATCTTCAGCGGCAGTTCGGTCACCTTGAGCGCCGCCGAGGTCAACAGCGGCCTGACACTGCATTCGTCGTATACTGGTTCCGATCACCCGGTGAACAACCTTACCCTCGCGGCGAGCAATACGACGTCAGGTGAAGCGGCAACCTCGGCGGTGCAAACCATCGTCGTCACCGATCCCCCGGTGATCACATCGAGCCCGCAGCAATCGATCTTATCGAACAATCCGGCCCTTGCGGTTCCGGATTTCAGGTCGCTCGATCACGCGCCGGCAGGCGGCCCGGCACCGTCGCCATACGCCACGCTCGCAGGGTTGCTCGATCAGTATATGGCTGCCCGATCCTGCGGGGGCGCGGCCGGCGTGTGCCAGACCTCCTGGCCGGCTCCGCAGCAAGCGTGGCCCGGGGATCAGGAGTTTCTGACCAGACCACAGTGCTGA
- a CDS encoding SDR family NAD(P)-dependent oxidoreductase, producing MATNYLGAKVLVTGADGFIGSHLTEALVSAGAEVTALAQYNSFDSYGWLDDLPELVRGKVNLVRGDVRDAAFINRLVLGQEIIFHLAALIAIPFSYVAPQSYVETNVLGTLNVLEAARQHGTERIVQTSTSEVYGTALTMPIDESHPLQGQSPYSASKIAADMMAEAFARSFGVPVVILRPFNTFGPRQSERAIIGTIIRQALDPSCSAIMVGDATTVRDLTFVTDTAAAFMAAGLAESMEYGHAYNAGSQRAIVVGDLIDVIIDLTFSRKPVLQEDKRLRPPNSEVRALLADCTRFVRATGWSPQVKLREGLEKTVEWWRCRLSDKKVRRQMDFIT from the coding sequence ATGGCTACGAACTACCTTGGTGCCAAGGTCTTGGTGACAGGAGCGGACGGTTTCATCGGCTCACACCTGACAGAAGCTCTCGTTTCAGCAGGTGCCGAAGTGACCGCCCTTGCTCAATACAATTCCTTCGATAGCTACGGTTGGCTGGACGATTTGCCGGAGTTGGTCCGAGGGAAAGTCAATCTCGTCCGTGGCGACGTCCGCGATGCAGCTTTCATCAATCGCCTCGTGCTGGGCCAGGAAATCATTTTTCATCTCGCGGCACTGATCGCGATACCCTTCTCGTACGTCGCACCGCAATCTTATGTGGAAACGAACGTACTCGGCACCTTGAACGTTCTGGAAGCGGCACGGCAACACGGTACCGAGCGGATAGTGCAGACATCGACAAGCGAAGTGTACGGCACCGCGCTGACAATGCCGATCGATGAATCCCATCCGCTACAGGGACAGTCGCCATACTCAGCTTCCAAAATAGCCGCGGATATGATGGCGGAGGCATTCGCTAGGTCGTTCGGCGTACCGGTCGTAATCCTCCGGCCATTCAATACGTTCGGGCCACGACAAAGTGAGAGAGCGATCATCGGCACCATTATCCGGCAGGCGCTTGATCCTTCCTGCTCCGCGATCATGGTCGGCGACGCGACGACCGTGCGCGATCTCACGTTCGTTACGGATACTGCAGCGGCGTTCATGGCTGCCGGACTCGCAGAAAGCATGGAATACGGCCATGCATATAACGCTGGCAGTCAGCGGGCGATCGTGGTCGGCGATCTGATCGACGTCATCATCGACCTGACATTCAGCCGCAAGCCTGTGCTCCAAGAGGACAAGCGTCTGCGGCCGCCGAATTCGGAGGTACGAGCGTTGCTCGCTGATTGCACCCGCTTTGTACGTGCGACTGGATGGTCACCGCAGGTCAAGCTGCGCGAAGGGTTAGAAAAAACGGTCGAGTGGTGGCGTTGTCGTCTTTCCGACAAGAAGGTCCGCCGACAGATGGACTTCATCACGTGA